The Mycobacterium sp. 3519A genome contains a region encoding:
- a CDS encoding DUF4333 domain-containing protein: MRAALLISIASLALALAGCGSTIKPDRAAETVNDFVSKHTGFKPTDTTCPSDVAAEVGEKFDCHFTGPDGNYTAHVEVTKVDGDDVLFNIQSKRD; the protein is encoded by the coding sequence ATGCGCGCTGCTTTGCTGATTTCGATTGCTTCGTTGGCGTTGGCGCTGGCCGGGTGTGGTTCGACGATCAAGCCCGATAGGGCCGCGGAGACGGTCAACGACTTCGTCTCGAAGCACACCGGCTTCAAGCCGACCGACACGACGTGCCCATCGGACGTTGCCGCCGAGGTGGGCGAGAAGTTCGACTGCCACTTCACCGGGCCCGACGGGAACTACACGGCCCATGTCGAGGTGACGAAAGTCGACGGCGACGATGTGCTGTTCAACATCCAGTCGAAGCGGGACTGA
- a CDS encoding peptidylprolyl isomerase — MPTNEQRRATAKRKLERQLERRAARERRRRLYTIVGSVVAAIVVIGAVVATVVITKKDSDSQTASAATTTSAAPASAAPSAPGDLPAFVAPADLGANCEYPATQDKASKPNKPPRTGKVPTDPAQVSASMATNQGNIGLQLDNAKSPCTVNSFASLAQQGYFNDTPCHRLTTSPGLAVLQCGDPTGQGTGGPGYQFANEYPTNQFQPDDPKLQQPVKYPRGTLAMANAGPGTNGSQFFLVYKDSQLPPNYTVFGTIDQTGLATLDKIAAAGTADGGQDGKPKDDVTIKSIQLD, encoded by the coding sequence GTGCCGACCAACGAACAACGGCGGGCAACAGCGAAGCGCAAGCTCGAACGTCAGCTCGAGCGCCGAGCCGCGAGGGAACGCAGACGTCGCCTCTACACGATCGTCGGGTCGGTGGTCGCTGCGATCGTCGTGATCGGCGCCGTCGTGGCAACCGTCGTCATCACCAAGAAGGACTCCGACAGCCAGACCGCGTCGGCGGCGACGACCACCTCGGCCGCGCCCGCCAGCGCGGCACCGTCGGCGCCTGGCGATCTGCCCGCGTTCGTCGCGCCCGCGGACCTTGGCGCCAACTGCGAGTACCCGGCGACCCAGGACAAGGCGAGCAAGCCGAACAAGCCGCCGCGCACCGGCAAGGTCCCGACCGACCCGGCGCAGGTGAGCGCCAGCATGGCGACCAACCAGGGCAACATCGGGCTGCAGTTGGACAACGCGAAGTCGCCGTGCACCGTCAACAGCTTCGCAAGCCTCGCGCAGCAGGGCTACTTCAACGACACGCCGTGCCACCGGCTGACCACCTCCCCGGGGCTGGCGGTGCTGCAGTGCGGCGACCCGACGGGGCAGGGCACGGGCGGCCCCGGCTACCAGTTCGCGAACGAGTACCCGACCAACCAGTTCCAGCCCGACGATCCCAAGCTGCAACAGCCGGTGAAGTATCCGCGCGGCACGCTGGCGATGGCCAACGCCGGTCCCGGTACCAACGGCAGCCAGTTCTTCCTGGTCTACAAGGACTCGCAGCTACCGCCCAATTACACGGTGTTCGGCACCATCGACCAGACCGGGCTGGCGACACTGGACAAGATCGCCGCGGCAGGCACCGCCGACGGCGGCCAGGACGGCAAACCGAAGGACGACGTGACGATCAAATCGATCCAACTGGACTGA
- a CDS encoding MBL fold metallo-hydrolase gives MLITGFPAGMLACNCYVLAKRAGADAIIVDPGQRAMGRLQQILDEHHLTPAAVMLTHGHIDHIWSAQKVADMYGCPAYIHPDDRFMLTDPIKDFGPRLAQLAFGALFREPKQVVELDRDGDKVDVGDVTVTVDHTPGHTRGSVVFRVSDGPEEVVFSGDTLFRQSVGRTDLPGGSGRDLLGSIMTKLLVLDDDTVVLPGHGDKTTIGFERRTNPFLEGLT, from the coding sequence GTGTTGATCACCGGCTTCCCGGCAGGCATGTTGGCGTGCAATTGCTACGTGCTGGCCAAACGCGCCGGCGCCGACGCGATCATCGTCGACCCCGGGCAGCGGGCCATGGGGCGACTGCAACAGATCCTCGACGAGCACCACCTCACACCTGCGGCGGTGATGCTGACCCACGGCCACATCGACCACATCTGGTCGGCGCAGAAGGTGGCCGACATGTACGGCTGCCCGGCCTACATCCACCCCGACGACCGGTTCATGCTGACCGACCCGATCAAGGACTTCGGCCCCCGACTGGCCCAGCTCGCGTTCGGTGCGCTGTTCCGGGAACCCAAACAGGTCGTTGAGCTGGACCGCGACGGCGACAAGGTAGATGTGGGTGATGTGACGGTGACCGTCGACCACACCCCGGGGCACACCCGTGGTTCCGTGGTGTTCCGCGTCTCGGACGGCCCGGAAGAAGTGGTGTTCAGCGGCGACACCCTGTTCCGTCAGTCGGTGGGCCGCACGGATCTACCTGGCGGCAGTGGCCGCGACCTGCTCGGCTCGATCATGACAAAACTGTTGGTGCTCGACGACGACACCGTGGTACTACCGGGACACGGCGACAAGACCACGATCGGCTTCGAACGCCGCACCAACCCGTTCCTCGAAGGCCTTACCTAG
- a CDS encoding ABC transporter substrate-binding protein: MTVRSRSVIAAAVLSLVGGLGLSGCGSSTADSIDYAVDGLLVTYNTNTVAGAASGGPQAFARVLTGFNYHGPDAQIIGDHDFGTISVVGRAPLVLDYEINANAVYSDGKPITCDDMVLAWASQSGRLPGFDAANRAGYSDIAKVDCAPGQKKARVTFAQDRGFVDYGQLFDATSMMPSHVIADELGLGDGGVTTAVLNNDGPTVERIAQVWNNTWNLTPDTFDAKRFPSSGPYKIDSVNKDGSVVLVANDKWWGAKAVTNKITVWPRGADIQDKVNQGAYDVVDVAAGSSGTLNLPDDYVRTDTPSAGIEQLIFAPQGPLAAVPARRALALCTPRDVIAKNASVPIANSRLNPASEDAFSSAEGAVESGQFAVANPDAARAALNNQPLTVRIGYQSPNARLAATVGAIAKACAPAGITVQDAAAADIGPTSLRDNKIDVLIASTGGAAGSGSSGSSAMDAYDLHTGNGNNLSGYSNERIDGIIASIAVTSDPKEVARLLGEGGSILWGDMPTLPLYRQQRTLLTSKKMYAVSSNPTRWGAGWNMDRWALGS; encoded by the coding sequence ATGACGGTCCGGAGCCGAAGCGTCATCGCGGCGGCCGTGCTGTCGTTGGTTGGCGGGTTGGGCCTGTCGGGCTGCGGCAGCAGCACCGCCGACAGCATCGACTACGCCGTCGACGGCCTGCTGGTCACCTACAACACCAACACCGTCGCGGGCGCCGCGTCCGGTGGGCCGCAGGCCTTCGCGCGGGTGCTGACCGGCTTCAACTACCACGGCCCCGACGCCCAGATCATCGGCGACCACGATTTCGGCACCATCTCGGTGGTGGGCCGCGCCCCGCTCGTGCTCGACTACGAGATCAACGCCAACGCGGTGTATTCCGACGGCAAACCGATCACCTGCGACGACATGGTGTTGGCATGGGCGTCGCAATCCGGGCGGCTGCCGGGATTCGATGCCGCCAACCGTGCCGGCTACAGCGACATCGCGAAGGTCGACTGTGCGCCAGGCCAGAAGAAGGCGCGCGTCACGTTCGCCCAGGACCGCGGTTTCGTCGACTACGGCCAGTTGTTCGACGCGACGTCGATGATGCCGTCGCACGTGATCGCCGACGAACTGGGTCTTGGCGACGGGGGAGTCACCACCGCCGTCCTGAACAACGACGGCCCGACGGTCGAGCGGATCGCCCAGGTGTGGAACAACACCTGGAATCTGACCCCCGACACGTTCGACGCCAAGCGTTTCCCATCGTCGGGCCCGTACAAGATCGACTCGGTCAACAAGGACGGCTCCGTCGTCCTGGTCGCCAACGACAAGTGGTGGGGCGCCAAAGCTGTCACCAACAAGATCACCGTGTGGCCGCGCGGTGCGGACATCCAGGACAAGGTCAATCAGGGCGCCTACGACGTCGTCGACGTGGCGGCGGGCTCGTCGGGGACGCTGAACCTGCCCGACGACTATGTGCGCACGGACACGCCGTCAGCAGGCATCGAGCAACTCATCTTCGCGCCTCAGGGCCCGCTGGCCGCGGTGCCTGCGCGTCGAGCGCTCGCGCTGTGCACGCCGCGTGACGTGATCGCCAAGAACGCCTCGGTGCCGATCGCCAATTCGCGACTCAACCCCGCATCCGAGGACGCGTTCAGTTCCGCCGAGGGCGCGGTGGAGTCCGGACAGTTCGCGGTCGCCAACCCCGACGCCGCCCGCGCCGCACTCAACAACCAGCCGCTGACCGTGCGCATCGGATACCAGAGCCCCAACGCCCGCCTGGCCGCTACGGTGGGTGCGATCGCGAAGGCGTGCGCGCCGGCGGGAATCACCGTGCAGGACGCGGCGGCCGCCGATATCGGCCCAACCAGCTTGCGGGACAACAAAATCGACGTGCTGATCGCCAGCACCGGCGGCGCCGCGGGCAGCGGCTCGTCGGGTTCCTCGGCGATGGACGCCTACGATCTGCACACCGGAAACGGCAACAACCTGTCCGGGTACAGCAACGAGCGCATCGACGGCATCATCGCGTCGATCGCTGTCACATCCGACCCGAAGGAAGTCGCCCGACTGCTGGGTGAGGGCGGATCGATTCTGTGGGGTGACATGCCGACACTGCCGCTGTACCGCCAGCAGCGCACGCTGCTGACGTCGAAGAAGATGTACGCGGTGAGTAGCAATCCGACTCGGTGGGGTGCGGGGTGGAACATGGACCGTTGGGCGCTGGGATCATGA
- a CDS encoding peptidylprolyl isomerase, producing MTSPPPYGYYGYPPPRPTNGLAIASLVCAFLFAPLGVVFGHISLSQIRRTGEEGRGLAVAGLVIGYLITVLTVLVVVLSAIFIVRVSRELESLDGLTADYPGITAAPSPAVNNLPPFDPPKTLGSNCQYPATTEPASKPVQPPQNGRIPRDPATIPATVVTTQGAIGLTLDNSKTPCTVNNFASLARQGFFDNTACHRLTTSAALGVLQCGDPTGSGTGGPGYRFPNEYPTNQYRLADPALKVPLLYPRGTLAMANSGPGTNGSQFFLVYKDSQLPPTYTVFGTIDNAGLATLEKVAAAGVADGSQDGKPVADVTIKSARIG from the coding sequence ATGACCAGTCCGCCACCGTACGGGTATTACGGCTATCCCCCGCCGCGGCCGACCAACGGGCTGGCCATCGCGTCACTGGTCTGCGCGTTCCTGTTCGCACCGCTTGGCGTGGTCTTCGGCCACATCTCGCTGTCGCAGATCCGCAGGACAGGTGAAGAGGGCCGCGGGCTGGCCGTCGCGGGGTTAGTGATCGGGTACCTGATCACGGTGCTCACCGTGCTGGTGGTGGTGCTGAGCGCGATCTTCATCGTCCGCGTCTCGCGGGAACTCGAGTCGTTGGACGGGCTCACCGCGGACTATCCCGGCATCACGGCGGCCCCGTCGCCTGCGGTGAACAACCTGCCGCCGTTCGACCCGCCGAAGACGCTCGGCTCCAACTGCCAGTACCCGGCGACAACGGAACCGGCGAGCAAACCGGTGCAGCCGCCCCAAAACGGCCGCATCCCAAGGGATCCCGCGACCATACCGGCCACCGTCGTCACCACCCAGGGCGCCATCGGCCTGACGCTGGACAACAGCAAGACGCCGTGCACGGTGAACAACTTCGCCAGCCTGGCGAGGCAGGGGTTCTTCGACAACACCGCATGCCACCGGTTGACCACGTCGGCTGCGCTGGGTGTGCTGCAGTGCGGCGATCCGACCGGCAGCGGTACGGGTGGGCCCGGGTACCGGTTTCCCAACGAGTATCCGACGAACCAGTACCGACTGGCCGATCCTGCGCTGAAGGTGCCGCTGCTCTATCCGCGCGGCACGCTGGCGATGGCCAACTCCGGGCCGGGCACCAACGGCAGCCAATTCTTCTTGGTGTACAAGGATTCTCAGCTGCCGCCGACCTACACGGTGTTCGGCACCATCGACAACGCCGGATTGGCGACGCTTGAGAAGGTGGCCGCCGCGGGCGTCGCGGACGGCAGCCAGGATGGCAAGCCGGTTGCCGACGTGACGATCAAATCAGCCCGCATCGGCTGA
- the yajC gene encoding preprotein translocase subunit YajC — protein MGELTLFLPLFIILGAFMFFASRRQKKAMQATIDLHNSLKIGDRVHTTSGLQGTITGITDDNVELEIAPGVVTTWMKLAVRDRIADDIDDSDDDSTDLDYEARESSATEITESPNTKTDG, from the coding sequence ATGGGCGAACTGACCCTCTTCCTGCCCCTATTCATCATCTTGGGCGCGTTCATGTTCTTCGCGTCGCGGCGCCAGAAGAAGGCGATGCAGGCCACCATCGACCTGCACAATTCGCTGAAGATCGGCGATCGCGTGCACACCACCTCCGGCCTGCAGGGCACGATCACCGGGATCACCGACGACAACGTCGAACTGGAAATCGCGCCGGGCGTCGTCACCACCTGGATGAAGCTGGCGGTGCGCGACCGCATCGCCGACGACATCGACGACAGCGACGACGACAGCACCGATCTCGACTACGAGGCCCGCGAATCGAGCGCCACCGAGATCACCGAGAGCCCGAACACGAAGACTGACGGCTGA
- the secF gene encoding protein translocase subunit SecF, which produces MASKHSSEVTDSAAVEALDLEAAAADAPKHGFFVRLYTGTGAFEVIGRRKLWYTISGLILAVCIASMVLRGFTFGIDFEGGTKVSMPTAGANGTITVQQVEDVFSKTLGKSPESVVVVGNGPSATLQVRSEKLSNDETEKLGTALFDALQPKGSDGKPSKQAISQSDVSETWGGQITKKALIALVVFLVLAAAYITVRYERYMAVSALATLVFDLVVTAGVYSIVGFEVTPATVIGLLTILGFSLYDTVIVFDKVEENTHGFEHTARRTFAEQANLAVNQTFMRSINTSLISVLPIVALMVVAVWLLGVGTLKDLALVQLVGVIVGTYSSIFFATPLLVSLRERTDLVRTHTRRVLNRRKPTRATEEVTDSAPEQVAAVAAKPAPEKPAPGSKPVRPTASRTGRPSGKRSTRGR; this is translated from the coding sequence ATGGCGTCCAAACATTCATCCGAGGTGACCGACTCCGCTGCGGTCGAGGCACTCGATCTCGAAGCCGCCGCGGCCGATGCGCCCAAACACGGGTTCTTCGTCCGCCTCTACACCGGCACCGGAGCGTTCGAGGTAATCGGGCGCCGCAAGCTGTGGTACACGATCAGCGGCCTGATCCTCGCGGTCTGCATCGCGAGCATGGTGCTGCGCGGCTTCACGTTCGGCATCGACTTCGAGGGCGGCACCAAGGTGTCGATGCCCACGGCGGGCGCCAACGGCACGATCACCGTGCAGCAGGTCGAAGACGTGTTCAGCAAGACCCTGGGCAAGAGCCCGGAGTCGGTCGTCGTCGTCGGCAACGGGCCGTCGGCCACCTTGCAGGTCCGCTCGGAGAAGCTGAGCAACGACGAGACCGAAAAGCTCGGCACGGCGCTGTTCGATGCGTTGCAGCCCAAGGGATCCGACGGCAAGCCCAGTAAGCAGGCCATCAGCCAGTCCGACGTTTCCGAGACCTGGGGCGGTCAGATCACCAAGAAGGCCCTGATCGCGTTGGTGGTCTTCCTGGTGCTGGCGGCCGCCTACATCACCGTGCGCTACGAGCGCTACATGGCGGTGTCGGCACTGGCGACGCTGGTGTTCGACCTGGTGGTCACCGCAGGTGTGTACTCGATCGTCGGATTCGAAGTCACCCCGGCCACGGTCATCGGTCTGCTGACGATCCTCGGCTTCTCGCTCTACGACACGGTCATCGTGTTCGACAAGGTCGAGGAGAACACGCACGGGTTCGAGCACACCGCCCGTCGCACCTTCGCCGAACAGGCCAACCTGGCGGTCAACCAGACGTTCATGCGGTCGATCAACACCAGCCTGATCTCGGTGCTGCCGATCGTGGCGCTGATGGTCGTCGCGGTGTGGCTGCTGGGCGTCGGCACGCTCAAGGACCTGGCGCTGGTGCAGTTGGTGGGCGTGATCGTCGGTACGTACTCGTCGATCTTCTTCGCCACCCCGCTGTTGGTGTCGCTGCGCGAGCGCACCGATCTCGTGCGCACCCACACCAGGCGGGTGCTCAACAGGCGCAAGCCGACCAGGGCCACCGAAGAGGTGACCGACAGCGCACCTGAGCAGGTGGCGGCGGTGGCCGCCAAGCCGGCGCCGGAGAAGCCTGCACCTGGATCGAAGCCTGTCCGGCCAACCGCGAGCCGCACCGGGCGCCCGTCGGGTAAGCGAAGCACCCGCGGGCGGTAG
- a CDS encoding bifunctional (p)ppGpp synthetase/guanosine-3',5'-bis(diphosphate) 3'-pyrophosphohydrolase yields the protein MADDPGTGQAVQSPPAASLPETQPIEIPKTSTSASRRVRARLARRMTAQRSAVNPVLEPLVAVHKSFVPKANLALLQKAYEVAEQRHADQMRRSGDPYITHPLAVANILAELGMDTTTLVAALLHDTVEDTGYTMEQLTADFGEEVAHLVDGVTKLDKVALGTAADAETIRKMIIAMARDGRVLVIKVADRLHNMRTMRFLPPEKQARKARETLEVIAPLAHRLGMATVKWELEDLSFAILHPKKYEEIVRLVADRAPSRDTYLAKVRDEIVNTLTASKINATVEGRPKHYWSIYQKMIVKGRDFDDIHDLVGVRILCDEIRDCYAAVGVVHSLWQPMPGRFKDYIAQPRFGVYQSLHTTVVGPEGKPLEVQIRTKDMHNTAEYGIAAHWRYKETKGRNAPHPHAAAEIDDMAWMRQLLDWQREAADPGEFLEALRYDLAVQEIFVFTPKGDLITLPAGSTPVDFAYAVHTEVGHRCIGARVNGRLVALERKLENGEVVEVFTSKAPNAGPSRDWQTFVVSPRAKAKIRQWFAKERREEALESGKDAIAREVRRSGLPLQRLMNAESMAALARELRYTDVSALYTAVGEGHVSARHVVQRLVAQLGGDDEAADELAERSTPATMPVRQRTNDDVGVAVPGAPGVLTKLAKCCTPVPGDNIMGFVTRGGGVSVHRTDCTNAASLQQQSERIIDVQWAPSPSSVFLVAIQVEALDRHRLLSDVTRVLADEKVNILSASVTTSNDRVAISRFTFEMGDPKHLGHVLNVVRNVEGVYDVYRVTSAA from the coding sequence ATGGCTGACGATCCCGGTACGGGTCAGGCCGTGCAATCGCCACCTGCAGCGTCGTTGCCCGAGACGCAGCCGATCGAGATTCCGAAAACCTCGACCAGCGCGTCGCGGCGGGTGCGGGCCAGGCTTGCCCGCCGGATGACCGCACAGCGCAGCGCCGTCAACCCGGTGCTGGAGCCGCTGGTCGCCGTGCACAAGAGTTTCGTCCCGAAAGCCAATCTGGCGTTGTTGCAGAAGGCCTACGAGGTGGCCGAGCAGCGGCACGCCGACCAGATGCGGCGCTCCGGCGACCCGTACATCACGCATCCGCTGGCTGTCGCGAACATTCTGGCCGAGTTGGGCATGGACACCACGACCCTGGTCGCCGCGCTGCTGCACGACACGGTCGAGGACACCGGCTACACGATGGAACAGCTGACCGCCGACTTCGGCGAGGAGGTCGCGCACCTCGTCGACGGCGTCACCAAGCTGGACAAGGTGGCGCTGGGCACTGCGGCCGACGCCGAAACGATCCGCAAGATGATCATCGCGATGGCCCGCGACGGCCGGGTCCTGGTGATCAAGGTCGCCGACCGGTTGCACAACATGCGCACCATGCGTTTCCTGCCGCCGGAGAAGCAGGCGCGCAAAGCCCGCGAAACGCTGGAAGTGATTGCGCCGCTGGCACATCGGCTGGGCATGGCGACGGTCAAGTGGGAGCTCGAGGACCTGTCGTTCGCGATCCTGCACCCCAAGAAGTACGAGGAGATCGTTCGGTTGGTCGCAGACCGGGCGCCCTCGCGTGACACCTACCTGGCCAAGGTGCGCGACGAGATCGTCAACACGCTGACCGCGTCGAAGATCAACGCGACCGTGGAGGGCAGGCCCAAGCACTACTGGTCGATCTACCAGAAGATGATCGTCAAGGGCCGCGACTTCGACGACATCCACGATCTGGTCGGCGTGCGCATTCTGTGCGACGAGATCCGCGACTGTTATGCCGCTGTGGGCGTGGTGCATTCGCTGTGGCAGCCGATGCCCGGACGGTTCAAGGACTACATCGCGCAACCCCGGTTCGGGGTTTACCAGTCGCTGCACACCACTGTGGTGGGTCCGGAAGGGAAGCCGCTGGAGGTGCAGATCCGCACCAAGGACATGCACAACACCGCGGAGTACGGCATCGCCGCGCACTGGCGCTACAAGGAGACCAAGGGCCGCAACGCGCCTCATCCGCATGCCGCCGCCGAGATCGACGACATGGCGTGGATGCGTCAGCTGCTCGACTGGCAGCGGGAAGCCGCCGACCCCGGCGAGTTCCTCGAGGCGCTGCGCTACGACCTTGCGGTGCAGGAGATCTTCGTGTTCACCCCGAAGGGCGATCTGATCACGCTGCCCGCCGGGTCGACTCCGGTCGACTTCGCGTACGCGGTGCACACCGAGGTCGGTCACCGGTGCATCGGCGCCAGGGTCAACGGCAGGTTGGTCGCGCTGGAGCGCAAGCTCGAAAACGGGGAAGTAGTCGAGGTTTTCACGTCGAAGGCGCCGAATGCGGGACCATCGCGGGACTGGCAGACGTTCGTGGTGTCGCCTCGCGCGAAGGCCAAGATCCGGCAGTGGTTCGCCAAGGAACGCCGCGAGGAGGCGCTGGAGTCCGGTAAGGACGCGATCGCCCGTGAGGTACGTCGCAGCGGACTTCCGTTGCAGCGCTTGATGAATGCCGAGTCGATGGCCGCGCTGGCCCGCGAACTGCGCTACACCGACGTGTCGGCGCTCTACACCGCGGTGGGCGAGGGACACGTCTCGGCGCGGCACGTCGTGCAGCGGCTGGTGGCCCAACTCGGCGGCGACGACGAGGCCGCCGACGAGCTCGCCGAACGCTCCACCCCCGCGACCATGCCAGTTCGGCAGCGCACCAATGACGACGTCGGTGTGGCCGTGCCGGGAGCGCCGGGGGTGCTGACGAAGCTGGCCAAGTGCTGCACACCGGTGCCCGGCGACAACATCATGGGCTTCGTCACCCGCGGCGGTGGCGTCAGCGTGCACCGCACCGACTGCACGAATGCCGCGTCGCTGCAACAACAGTCGGAGCGGATCATCGACGTGCAGTGGGCCCCGTCGCCGTCGTCGGTGTTCCTGGTGGCCATCCAGGTCGAGGCGCTCGACCGGCACCGCCTGCTGTCCGATGTGACGCGGGTCCTGGCCGACGAGAAGGTCAACATCCTGTCCGCCTCGGTGACGACGTCCAACGACCGCGTCGCGATCAGCCGGTTCACCTTCGAGATGGGCGACCCGAAGCACCTCGGCCACGTGCTCAACGTGGTGCGCAATGTGGAGGGGGTGTACGACGTCTACCGGGTCACTTCTGCGGCGTGA
- the secD gene encoding protein translocase subunit SecD: MASSSAPVHPARYLGLFLVLLIGAYLLVFLTGDKQAKPKLGIDLQGGTRVTLTARTPDGSPPTRDALNQAQQIISARVNGLGVSGSEVIIDGSNLVITVPGNDSSEARNLGQTARLYIRPVIHVIPAQGKAPQPPTEAPPGAPPPGAPAPGAPGLPGGIPPIAPAEPGAPVSPPSPAEQAPAPAEQAPPPPAEPAPQPRPYPQEPPPTPAPPPPPAPGAPPAPAPPKEQTLAQRIADEKQLRQSTDQQIQILALQFQATRCDQEDVLAGNDDPNLPLVTCSQDGKEVYLLDKAIIKGEQIKNADSGLDQQRGEYVVTVEFNDEASKIWADFTAANVGTQTAFVLDSKVVSAPQIQEAIPGGRTQITGQFTADSARQLANVLKYGSLPLSFESSEAETVSATLGLTSLRAGLIAGTIGLALVLVYALLYYRVLGLLTALSLVASGAMVFAILVLLGRYINYTLDLAGIAGLIIGIGTTADSFVVFFERIKDEIREGRSFRSAVPRGWARARKTILSGNAVTLLAAVVLYVLAVGQVKGFAFTLGLTTILDVVVVFLVTWPLVYLASKSPTLAKPSLNGLGAVQQIARERRAAAHATGRDK, translated from the coding sequence GTGGCATCGTCTTCGGCGCCGGTGCACCCTGCCCGCTACCTAGGGCTTTTCTTGGTGTTGCTCATCGGTGCCTACCTATTGGTCTTCCTCACCGGCGACAAGCAGGCGAAACCCAAGCTCGGTATCGATCTGCAGGGCGGCACCCGCGTCACGCTGACCGCGCGCACCCCGGACGGCTCGCCGCCCACCCGCGACGCGCTCAACCAGGCGCAGCAGATCATCAGCGCGCGCGTCAACGGCCTCGGCGTGTCCGGGTCCGAGGTCATCATCGACGGGTCCAACCTGGTGATCACGGTGCCGGGCAACGACAGCAGCGAAGCTCGCAACCTCGGCCAGACGGCGCGGCTGTACATCCGGCCCGTCATCCACGTGATCCCGGCTCAGGGCAAGGCTCCGCAGCCTCCGACCGAGGCGCCGCCGGGCGCGCCGCCGCCAGGGGCGCCTGCCCCGGGTGCACCCGGATTGCCGGGTGGCATCCCGCCGATCGCGCCCGCCGAACCGGGCGCGCCGGTCTCACCGCCCTCGCCGGCTGAGCAGGCACCGGCGCCCGCCGAGCAGGCGCCGCCACCGCCCGCCGAGCCGGCACCGCAGCCCCGTCCGTACCCCCAGGAGCCGCCGCCCACTCCGGCGCCTCCACCGCCGCCCGCGCCTGGTGCGCCGCCGGCACCTGCCCCGCCGAAGGAGCAGACGCTCGCGCAGCGGATCGCCGACGAGAAGCAGTTGCGGCAGAGCACCGATCAGCAGATCCAGATTCTGGCTCTGCAGTTCCAGGCGACCCGCTGTGACCAGGAGGACGTGCTCGCCGGTAACGACGACCCGAACCTGCCGTTGGTGACCTGCTCGCAGGACGGCAAAGAGGTCTATCTGCTCGACAAGGCGATCATCAAGGGTGAGCAGATCAAGAACGCCGACTCGGGACTCGACCAGCAGCGCGGCGAGTACGTCGTGACGGTCGAGTTCAACGACGAGGCGTCGAAGATCTGGGCCGACTTCACCGCAGCCAACGTCGGCACCCAGACCGCGTTCGTGTTGGACTCCAAGGTGGTCAGCGCACCGCAGATCCAGGAAGCCATACCCGGCGGACGCACCCAGATCACCGGTCAATTCACCGCCGATTCAGCGCGTCAACTGGCCAACGTTCTGAAATACGGCTCACTGCCGCTGTCATTCGAGTCGTCGGAAGCCGAAACCGTCTCGGCGACACTGGGTTTGACGTCGCTTCGGGCTGGTCTGATCGCGGGTACGATCGGGCTGGCGCTGGTGCTGGTGTATGCGCTGCTGTACTACCGCGTGCTCGGGCTGCTGACCGCGTTGTCGTTGGTCGCTTCCGGCGCAATGGTTTTCGCGATCCTGGTGCTGCTCGGCAGATACATCAACTACACGCTCGACCTGGCTGGTATCGCGGGTTTGATCATCGGTATCGGCACCACGGCCGACTCGTTCGTGGTGTTCTTCGAACGCATCAAAGACGAGATTCGCGAGGGGCGTTCGTTCCGCTCGGCGGTGCCACGCGGTTGGGCCAGGGCTCGTAAGACGATTCTGTCCGGCAACGCGGTGACGCTGTTGGCGGCGGTGGTGCTATACGTCCTCGCGGTCGGTCAGGTGAAGGGCTTCGCGTTCACCTTGGGCCTGACGACGATTCTCGACGTCGTCGTGGTGTTCCTGGTGACCTGGCCGCTGGTGTACCTGGCGTCGAAGTCGCCGACGCTGGCCAAGCCGTCGCTCAACGGGCTTGGCGCCGTGCAACAGATCGCACGCGAACGCCGGGCGGCCGCACACGCGACGGGACGGGATAAGTGA
- a CDS encoding adenine phosphoribosyltransferase, giving the protein MTEIADLVASLTREVPDFPEPGIQFKDLTPVLADARGLDAVSEALAAVAHGADLVAGVDARGFLIGGAVAVKLGIGVLAVRKGGKLPPPVIRETYNLEYGTATLEVPAEGIELAGRNIAIIDDVLATGGTVAATAKLLRTAGANVTCAAVVLELAALRGRDLLKPLPVSSLHTV; this is encoded by the coding sequence ATGACGGAGATCGCTGATCTGGTCGCGTCGCTGACCCGCGAGGTGCCCGACTTTCCCGAGCCGGGCATCCAGTTCAAGGACCTCACGCCGGTGCTGGCGGACGCGCGGGGGCTGGACGCGGTGTCGGAGGCGCTGGCGGCCGTCGCGCACGGGGCCGACCTGGTGGCCGGGGTGGACGCCCGCGGGTTCCTGATCGGCGGCGCCGTTGCCGTCAAGCTCGGCATCGGGGTGCTGGCGGTCCGCAAGGGCGGCAAGTTGCCGCCGCCGGTGATCCGCGAGACCTACAACCTCGAGTACGGCACCGCCACGCTGGAGGTGCCCGCAGAGGGCATCGAACTGGCAGGCCGGAACATCGCCATCATCGACGACGTTTTGGCTACAGGAGGCACGGTGGCCGCCACTGCGAAGCTGCTGCGCACCGCGGGCGCGAACGTGACGTGTGCCGCGGTGGTTCTGGAGCTGGCTGCGCTGCGGGGCCGCGACCTGCTCAAACCGCTGCCGGTCAGCAGCTTGCACACGGTCTGA